Proteins encoded together in one Flavobacteriales bacterium window:
- the trxB gene encoding thioredoxin-disulfide reductase, with the protein MSTTEHVKCLIIGSGPAGYSAAIYAARADLKPLMIEGPLPGGQLTQTTEVDNYPGYPQGRTGPDMMEDLKQQALRFETRIRNGWVTKVDLSGPVHKVWVDEKDEIHADTVIISTGASAKWLGLPNELRLRDAGGGVTACAVCDGFFYRGQTVALVGAGDTAAEEATYLAKLCPKVYMLVRSDKFRASKAMVHRVENTPNIEVLFNTEVKDVLGEHAVDGLLAINNRTGEERRLDVTGLFVAIGHKPATDIFSEWLDMDEAGYLKHDPDRTSTKVPGVFVAGDAADKVYRQAVTSAGTGCMAALDAERWLAAQGRH; encoded by the coding sequence ATGTCCACCACCGAACACGTCAAGTGCCTGATCATCGGCTCAGGCCCCGCCGGTTACAGCGCCGCCATCTACGCCGCCCGCGCCGACCTCAAGCCGCTGATGATCGAAGGTCCCCTGCCCGGAGGCCAGCTCACCCAGACCACCGAGGTGGACAACTACCCCGGATATCCCCAAGGACGCACCGGGCCCGACATGATGGAGGACCTCAAGCAGCAGGCCCTCCGCTTCGAGACGCGCATCCGCAACGGCTGGGTCACCAAGGTGGACCTCAGCGGCCCGGTGCACAAGGTGTGGGTGGACGAAAAGGACGAGATCCATGCTGATACGGTGATCATCAGCACCGGTGCCAGCGCCAAGTGGCTCGGCCTGCCCAACGAGCTGCGCCTGCGCGATGCGGGAGGCGGGGTGACGGCCTGTGCTGTATGCGACGGCTTCTTCTACCGCGGGCAGACCGTGGCCCTCGTGGGTGCCGGCGACACGGCCGCCGAGGAGGCCACCTACCTCGCCAAGCTCTGTCCCAAGGTGTACATGCTGGTGCGCAGCGACAAGTTCCGCGCCTCCAAAGCCATGGTGCATCGCGTGGAGAACACCCCCAACATCGAGGTGCTCTTCAACACGGAGGTGAAGGACGTGCTGGGGGAACATGCGGTGGACGGCCTCCTCGCGATCAACAACAGGACCGGAGAGGAACGCCGGCTCGACGTGACGGGGCTCTTCGTGGCCATCGGGCACAAACCCGCGACGGACATTTTCAGTGAATGGCTGGACATGGACGAGGCCGGCTACCTGAAGCACGACCCCGACCGCACGAGCACCAAGGTCCCCGGTGTGTTCGTGGCCGGCGATGCCGCGGACAAGGTGTACCGGCAGGCCGTCACCAGTGCCGGCACCGGGTGCATGGCCGCACTGGATGCCGAGCGCTGGCTGGCGGCGCAGGGACGCCACTGA
- a CDS encoding Smr/MutS family protein, translated as MGAVLRAGDKVSFLDEEGGGTVLRVLPRERVVVRTHDGFELEYPVRALVPRVFDEHQHRVTDHQAGMIAANDEMEERRRRRSAGRDQRPGKTPKRPEDNSVAEVDLHLHELVEDETRLSDEEKLSYQLAYFERALEAAIRDGKRKLIVIHGVGEGVLREEVRRVLQYYDTVQFHDADPRRYGSGATEVVIHHRR; from the coding sequence ATGGGCGCGGTGCTTCGGGCCGGTGACAAGGTCTCCTTCCTCGACGAGGAGGGTGGGGGCACGGTGCTGCGCGTGTTGCCACGGGAGCGCGTGGTGGTGCGCACGCACGATGGGTTCGAACTGGAGTACCCGGTGCGGGCCCTGGTGCCGCGCGTCTTCGACGAGCATCAGCACCGGGTGACGGATCACCAGGCCGGGATGATCGCGGCCAATGACGAGATGGAGGAGCGCCGGCGACGGAGGAGCGCGGGTCGCGATCAACGGCCGGGCAAGACCCCGAAACGGCCGGAGGACAATAGTGTGGCCGAAGTGGACCTGCACTTGCACGAATTGGTCGAGGACGAGACCCGGTTGAGCGATGAGGAGAAGCTGAGCTATCAGCTGGCCTATTTCGAACGTGCCCTTGAGGCCGCGATCCGGGACGGAAAGCGGAAGCTCATCGTGATCCATGGCGTGGGCGAAGGGGTATTGCGCGAGGAAGTGCGCCGGGTCCTGCAGTACTATGACACCGTGCAGTTCCATGATGCCGATCCGCGGCGGTACGGGTCGGGGGCCACGGAGGTGGTCATCCACCACCGGAGGTGA
- a CDS encoding NUDIX hydrolase: protein MEKRGPWTTLREELRYETPWISVSHHDVIDPGGRPGIYGVVHFKNLAIGIVPLDEDLNTWIVGQYRYPVQAYSWEIPEGGGRRDIPALVSAQRELREEAGIVARQWSELLRMDLSNSASDEHALIYLAQDLTFHTPQPDHDEELALRKVPFAELLRMVMDGEVTDSLTVAAVLKVQVLLLQGGRDALAQK, encoded by the coding sequence ATGGAGAAACGAGGACCCTGGACCACCCTGCGCGAGGAGCTTCGATACGAGACCCCTTGGATCTCGGTGAGCCACCACGACGTCATCGACCCCGGAGGCCGGCCGGGCATCTACGGCGTGGTGCACTTCAAGAACCTGGCGATCGGGATCGTGCCGTTGGACGAGGATCTCAACACCTGGATCGTGGGCCAGTACCGCTACCCGGTGCAAGCGTATAGCTGGGAGATCCCCGAGGGCGGGGGCCGGCGCGACATCCCCGCGCTCGTGAGCGCCCAACGCGAGCTCCGGGAAGAGGCCGGCATCGTGGCCCGGCAGTGGAGCGAATTGCTCCGGATGGACCTGAGCAACTCGGCCAGCGATGAACACGCGCTCATCTACCTCGCGCAGGACCTCACGTTCCACACCCCACAGCCGGATCACGACGAGGAGCTCGCCCTGCGCAAGGTGCCCTTCGCCGAGCTGCTGCGGATGGTGATGGACGGCGAGGTGACCGACAGCCTTACCGTGGCCGCCGTGTTGAAAGTGCAGGTGCTGCTGCTTCAGGGAGGTCGGGACGCCCTGGCTCAGAAATAG
- a CDS encoding DUF4249 domain-containing protein, with amino-acid sequence MNKRALPLMLTSALALMLGACEKEITVAVPETEPRLVVEGTIEPGEPPIIILTRTQSFFAPTDLSSFAGLFVKNAVVIVSNGLVTDTLDMVCSSILTEEQILLAAEATGLDPQLLATVDICLYSTTDQAIFGEEGGVYDLRIEAEGKTLTSTTTIVPAVPLDSLWFRLIDQDGSDGDDSTGFLWARSFDPPAPNNFYRVMTRRLNTGEDGAALDATFAAPLGSTSNDQYFNGQAIEFIISRGSSSFSDPEDRGSTFKRGDTVAVKLISLDKASYDFYRSYENNVATQGDLFTQPANVRSNIEGGLGVWAGLHAYLDTLVCIQ; translated from the coding sequence ATGAACAAGCGCGCACTGCCCCTCATGCTCACTTCGGCCCTGGCCCTGATGCTTGGCGCCTGCGAGAAGGAGATCACCGTGGCTGTGCCCGAGACCGAGCCCCGACTGGTGGTGGAGGGCACCATCGAGCCCGGAGAGCCACCCATCATCATCCTCACCCGGACCCAGAGCTTCTTCGCCCCGACCGACCTGAGCTCGTTCGCCGGGCTTTTCGTCAAGAATGCCGTGGTCATCGTCAGCAATGGGCTCGTCACCGACACGCTCGACATGGTCTGTTCGTCCATCCTCACCGAAGAGCAGATCCTGCTGGCCGCCGAGGCCACGGGGCTGGACCCGCAGCTGCTCGCCACGGTCGACATCTGCCTCTACTCGACCACCGACCAGGCCATCTTCGGAGAAGAGGGCGGGGTGTATGACCTGAGGATCGAGGCCGAGGGCAAGACCTTGACCAGCACCACGACGATCGTGCCCGCCGTCCCGTTGGACTCCCTCTGGTTCCGGCTCATCGACCAGGATGGCAGTGACGGCGACGACAGCACAGGCTTCCTATGGGCGCGCAGTTTCGACCCGCCGGCACCGAACAACTTCTACCGCGTGATGACGCGCCGCCTGAACACCGGCGAGGACGGGGCCGCCTTGGACGCCACTTTCGCCGCCCCCCTGGGCAGCACGAGCAACGACCAGTACTTCAACGGCCAGGCCATCGAATTCATCATCTCGCGCGGCAGCAGCAGCTTCTCGGACCCCGAGGACCGGGGCAGCACCTTCAAGCGCGGGGATACCGTGGCCGTGAAGCTGATCTCCCTGGACAAGGCCAGCTACGACTTCTACCGCAGCTATGAGAACAACGTGGCCACCCAGGGCGATCTGTTCACCCAGCCGGCCAACGTGCGCAGCAACATCGAGGGCGGCCTCGGCGTCTGGGCCGGGCTGCACGCCTACCTCGATACGCTGGTGTGCATCCAGTGA